In the genome of Perca fluviatilis chromosome 4, GENO_Pfluv_1.0, whole genome shotgun sequence, one region contains:
- the elf3 gene encoding ETS-related transcription factor Elf-3 — translation MSSPCLSSILTNANITMYQTGGHDVPPQLPSINTLQISNSAYNSNISGQWYREISPHFWTADNVLDWISDHVEGTKFDASTLSLAYCAMDGPALCQMSREQMIGLFGTQLGPHLQQSLQDHKTKYELQSLSGPELSETCQLLDNFLDNLNFPLLSTIRIGQGEGFVTKKEFDYRDDCISLNLEPMPSLGDTEYLSDNQSDSEYSSSSNSGMFDLSLGSPESGSGESDPEFSFPLISKANIKTEKEECRLKRPRGRPPKVSREHGSSSSSIYGSPKKNKHAPRGTHLWEFIRDILIHPEKNQGLMKWEDRREGVFKFLKSEAVAQMWGQKKKNSSMTYEKLSRAMRYYYKREILERVDGRRLVYKFGKNSSGWKMEELGMGM, via the exons ATGTCATCCCCGTGCCTCAGCAGCATCTTGACCAACGCCAACATCACCATGTATCAGACTGGCGGCCATGACGTCCCGCCGCAGCTGCCCAGCATCAACACCCTGCAGATCAGCAATTCAGCATACAACTCCAACATAAGCG gtcagtGGTACCGGGAGATCAGCCCTCACTTCTGGACGGCAGACAACGTTCTGGACTGGATCAGCGATCACGTAGAGGGCACCAAGTTTGACGCGAGCACCCTAAGTCTGGCCTACTGCGCCATGGACGGCCCTGCTCTCTGCCAGATGAGCCGGGAACAGATGATCGGGCTTTTCGGCACGCAGCTCGGCCCACACCTCCAGCAGAGTCTGCAGGATCACAAGACCAAATATG AGCTGCAGAGCCTGTCGGGACCGGAGCTGAGCGAGACCTGCCAACTCCTGGACAACTTCCTGGACAACCTAAACTTCCCTTTGCTCAGCACCATTAGAATTGGCCAAG GTGAAGGCTTTGTCACCAAGAAGGAGTTTGACTACAGGGATGATTGTATTAGTCTGAACCTGGAGCCCATGCCATCTCTGGGAGACACAGAGTACCTGTCTGATAACCAGTCTGACAGCGAGTACAGCTCCTCCTCCAACA GTGGCATGTTTGACTTAAGCCTCGGCTCACCCGAGTCTGGCAGTGGCGAATCAGACCCGGAGTTCTCCTTCCCTCTGATTTCAA AGGCGAACATcaaaacagagaaagaagagTGTCGCCTGAAGCGACCACGGGGTCGACCTCCCAAAGTCAGCAGAGAgcacggcagcagcagcagcagcatttatGGCAgtccaaagaaaaacaaacacg CTCCTCGTGGCACTCACCTGTGGGAGTTCATCAGGGACATTCTGATCCACCCAGAGAAGAACCAGGGCCTAATGAAGTGGGAGGACCGCCGCGAGGGTGTATTCAAGTTCCTCAAGTCCGAGGCCGTGGCTCAGATGTGGggccagaagaagaagaacagcaGCATGACGTATGAAAAACTCAGCCGGGCCATGAG GTATTACTATAAAAGAGAAATCCTGGAGCGAGTTGACGGCCGGAGGCTCGTATACAAATTTGGAAAGAACTCTAGCGGCTGGAAGATGGAGGAGCTTGGCATGGGCATGTGA